The sequence below is a genomic window from Bradyrhizobium septentrionale.
GACAGCGCGGGCAGGCCGGGTGTGAGCTCGTTGCGGGTCGCCGATGTCACGCCGATACCGCGCAAGGTGCCGCCCTGCATCTGCGGGATCGCGACCGAGAAATCGCCGAAAGTCAGGTCGATCACCCCGGCCATCACGTCGGTCATCGCCTGCGGCACGCCGCGATAGGAGGCGGCGATCAGCGACAGGCCGCCGCGCGATTGCAGCTGCGCGATCGAGATCTGCGACGCGCCGGAGCCGTAACCCGCGGTCAGATTGGGGGTCGCCTTGGCGTAAGCGAGGAACTGCGGCAGGTCCTTGGCCGCAAGCTTCGGATTGACCAGCAGCACCATCGCCGTCGTGGTGGTGCGGATGACCGGCGCAAAATCCTTCACCGGATCATAGGGCAGGCTCTTGAGCGTCGCGACGTTGCTGGCATGCGTCGTGTTGGTGCCCATCAGCAGCGTGTAGCCGTCGGGCGCGCTGCGGGCGACTTCCTGGGCGCCGATGCTGCCGAGCGCGCCGGCGCGGTTCTCGATCAGCACGGTCTGGCCGAAGGCGTCCTGCAGATGCTGGCCGACCAGCCGCGCGACATTGTCGGGGCCGGCGCCGGCCGGGAACGGCACGATGATCTTGAGCGGCCGTTGCGGGAAGCCGTCCACCGCGAGCGCCGGCAGGACCGGAAGTGCCGAGAGCAGGACGGCAAGCAGCCCCAGCCGTAACTTCATTCCGGTCCCTCCCGTGTCTGCTTTGACAAATTTATACGGACAAATACGTCAGAAATGCAAGCGGCGGGCCTATCGCAATATTGAGGTGCGCCATAATTATCCGTATAAATAGCCCATACAGGGGAGCCAGACGATGGTCGACATCAGCGATCTCCATGCGCGCGGGCTGCGGCGGCGTCAGAAGATGTTCGGCGAGGACGATGTCGCCGAGCGGATGGCGGCCGCGGGCGATTTCGGCACGCCGCTGCAAAACATCATCAATGCTTATGTCTATGGCGACGTCTGGGAGCGGAGCGGCCTGTCCGACCAGATCCGCAGCCTCGTGATGCTCGGCATCACCGCGGCGAGCAGCAAACCGGCCGAATTCCGCGTTCATGCCAAGGGCGCGCTGGCCAACGGCTGCACCGCCGCACAGGTGCAGGACGTGCTGCTGCTGGTCGCGATGTATTGCGGCATTCCGGCTGCGATCGAGACCAGCAAGATCGCAGCCGAGGTGTTCGGCGAGGCGCCCCCCGAGGGGTAGGGCGCAGGCCTGCGCCGTGATAGGGACGTTGCCGACTGCGATCGGCAACAGGATGCGCCCAAGGATCTGCCCATGTCCG
It includes:
- a CDS encoding Bug family tripartite tricarboxylate transporter substrate binding protein is translated as MKLRLGLLAVLLSALPVLPALAVDGFPQRPLKIIVPFPAGAGPDNVARLVGQHLQDAFGQTVLIENRAGALGSIGAQEVARSAPDGYTLLMGTNTTHASNVATLKSLPYDPVKDFAPVIRTTTTAMVLLVNPKLAAKDLPQFLAYAKATPNLTAGYGSGASQISIAQLQSRGGLSLIAASYRGVPQAMTDVMAGVIDLTFGDFSVAIPQMQGGTLRGIGVTSATRNELTPGLPALSEAMPGFEATIWYGLFAPAGTPEPVVNRIYAECARYLAMPETKKKLADVGVIVAPLAPPEFGAFVRSEVVRWSAEVKAAGIQPQ
- a CDS encoding carboxymuconolactone decarboxylase family protein, with the protein product MVDISDLHARGLRRRQKMFGEDDVAERMAAAGDFGTPLQNIINAYVYGDVWERSGLSDQIRSLVMLGITAASSKPAEFRVHAKGALANGCTAAQVQDVLLLVAMYCGIPAAIETSKIAAEVFGEAPPEG